The genomic region AAACGACCTCTGAATAGCCCAGTTTCATCACAAAAAAACTTTGAATAATTAGAATTCCTTGAATAGTCACCTGCAGTTCCTCACAGCCCTCATGTCCCCTTTCTATGGCACCATTCCCTACCTCTACTCGAAATTCCCGTACTCTTTTCACTGGCAGGGACAGCAGCCTAACCACCTCGGTGGCTATGAAGTTTGCCGACGCTCCAGGGTCTATGAGCACCATCACTTCCTGACCGAAAATCGCCCCTCACCTTGAAAGTTGGGTGTTGTCAATCCCCAAAAACTGTAGGAAGACAACTGCAGTTCAACTCCTTTGGGTTCCTCCACTGGGAATTCCGACCTCCCATCCTCCTGCTCGGCTTCGTgatcttcttcgtcttcttcaaTCAACAAAATCTTGTAGTGTTTCATAGGACAGACATGGGTCTGTCCCCACTTCTCTCCACAGCGGAAACATAAGCCTTTCCGTTGTCGCTCTGCCCACTCCTCGTCGGAGAGTCGCTGCGTTCCACTGCCTTTGGTCCTAGAGGATGACGCCGCGCCGCCTCCCCCAACCGAGCTCGAGTTAGTGCTAGCTCGTGTGATCGAGTCCAGTTAGGATTTTTTTGAAATCCCATGCTGATAGATCCGGGTCCCCCCGACCCGCCTCCTTtggatcctcctcctccttttctgTCCGTCGGGTTCACTCCGGAATCCTGCCAGGCATGGTTTCACCACTCAATTGCCATGGCTCTATCCATCAACGCCGGCAGATTATCAAAGCTTGCCACGAGAGTCTCCCTTCTAAGGCCATTCACAAAAATACACGAGAGTCTCCGCCCCGAGGTTTCGTTGTGTCCTGGCTACTGCTTCAAAATCTCTCCGGTACTGTGCGATGTCTCCGACTTGGCGCACCTCTAACAGCGGAGCCATTGGGTTAAGAGCTGCTTCGGGTTGGAACCTCTTTAGGAGGTCTTGCTTGAATCTCATCCAGGTATGAAAATGAGTGTGCTGTTCCCACCATTCGAACCAGGTGAGGGCCTCCCCTTCCAAAGCCATTGTTGCAAAATCCAGCCTCTGCGCCGGAACTACTCCGATTACCCTGAAGTAGCGTTCCATTCTCACCAACCAGCCATTCGAATCCTCCCCCGAGAATACCGGTAAGTCAAGCTTTCAAATTGGTTCGAATCTCCTCTGCCCTTCGTCTCCTGCACCGTTCCCTTCTACCCTCTCGTCATCTTGCTCGTTTCTTCCACCGTCATTTCCTCCTCCGGTGTCGTTTGCACCAGCGCCTCCACCTTGGTGCTATTGAGGTAGCAACTCCCTCATTTGTCTCGACATATTTGCTAAGAATGCCTCTAAGGATCGTTGTTGAGCTTCCTGTAACTCCTCAATCCGTTTCTCCACCGCCTCCAACCTTGACTCCATGGCAGTTCGCGTGGACACCATGCACAGAACACCCAGAACCGGTGCTCTGATACCAGTTGTTAAAACTGGTACCAACAAAATGCTCCCACAGCACtcggtaaaacaaaaaaaaacaaactgAACAGGTTACCTTTTAGGCAAAATACTCTCAGCTGGAATTTATTGAATGGAAATGCAGAAATTACAATAGAATTGAAAAATGATAGCAGAGGAATTTCGAGAGTCCTCTTCTCTCCTAGCCTAGGCCTTTCCAAATATTTTCCTCCTCAATACCTATTTGGTTCCTTCTTTTATTGCCTCACCCTCTCTCTAATCGAAATCTTCACAATCATGCAGTTCTCTGATTCTCCTCTGATTGATTCAATCAGTTATTGCCTCCTAGAATCATGCACTCCCTGATTCTCCTCTAACTGATTCAATCAGTTATTGCTTCCTAAAATAAATCAGTTATTTAAATCAATTATTCCTccctttcctttattattttgtCTAGAATAATGATAAGATAAAGGGATTATTATCTTCCCTTTTTTAGCTGCCTGCACTGCTGACTCAGCATTCTCCTCAGGGTATGTAACAGATACGTACTTTAAATATTCGTGATATAAAAAGATCAAGTAttattttttagaaattattttatatttttagaatgttcaatttagtttgatttattttgattttatttatttagttattaaattagacTTTATGTTATGAGcttaggatttttttattttaacctaGTAAGAAATTATAAATACCTCAAAATATTGTAGTCTCGTTGTTCCTACATCTGAATCCTTAtctttttcttgtctttcttttcttcttctctgatTTTTCTACTACACTGAGTCCAAGCACAACAACTTTTGAAACAGCAACTTTTGAAGTCACATTTAATTCACTGACATTTGCATCTGTATTATTCTGTTCAGATGGTGTGCACTCttcttttgtagttgttctttcGTCCAAATCCATATCTTTTctcttccttctcttctttttctcagATTTTACAGGTTCACCCATCTCATTCATATAAAGAGCTTTCGGAGTCACATTTGATTCCTTGATATTTGCTTCAGTGTTATTATTCTGTTCAGATGGTGTGCATTCTTCCAACTGCATTGGCTTAGGATCATCTTGTAATACTTCTCTTCTTCCTTCAGCTCTATCAATCAGACCAACCTCACTTTCATTGCACTGGTCAAGAACAATATTCAAATTATCTTCATTCAACTGCTTGGGTTCCTTTGGCTCCTTTACACCCGAAGGTTGTAATTTTGTTTCAACATCAGAACGGTTGTGTTTTTCTGACTTCTTTACTTTAGATGGAATGCCTTCTAAGGATGCATCAGTTCCAATCTCCATTTTTTCAGGCGTAGGTTTGCTCATGCTGTTATCTAGAAAGGATAAAAAAACAATAAAGGATCAGTAGATTTaacatttatttatttgtttatttcaattattagtttttttcttttttttttttattcaccaaaaaaaaaaaagaaaaaagagaaattcAATAAGATGAGAAGGATAATACAAATTGGGGATAAGGGTTCCTCTATACAGaatcaaaacaaaacaaaatttccTTGAGTAGTATAATATGTCTACTTTCAACCGTTCCTTGAGTAGTATATTACCTTTAGAGACTATACCATCTTCATAAATTTCCACTTCAACACCCCCTCCAATGTTGGAAGGATATGCTTCTGCATCTTTCTTGAATGAAGTCAAACGTGTCTCATGAGAATTTGACGATctcttcttccctttcttctctATAATGTCAGCATCATGAATCAAATATCTCttacttttcttcttcttatttgtAGCACGTAAAGGTTCAGTAGCCTCTTTCATTGACTCAGTACCAATGCCAATTGTCGTGTTATTATCATTGAATTCATTGTGCTGATGCTCCTTTAGAACTTCACTTTCAATGATTACTTCTTTAGTTGCATTTAATGAAGGGTCTGCCATAACGTCAATCTCCCTTTGAACAGTATCATTACCTGGCCTAAAAACAGAAGCATCATATTCCACAGTATCATCTTCTTTCCTTGTACTCATCTGTTTTTCCTTTGCACTAGACACAGATTTTGACATTTCATCTTCGCAAACGACGTTATCATCCTTAACAGCTTTATCGAATGCATTCACAAAATCATGTTCTTCTTTCTCATCATTGATCAAACCAGTCAAGGCATTATCTGAATTGCCAAGAAGTACCAGCTGGTTAGGAAAATCAGAAGATCATTTTGACCACAATTGCTCAATGGAGAAACATCCACACTAAGAAACCAGCTCTTGAAACCATAGAAGGCACTTTTTACAAACATGGAATCAGATAGGTGATAAAAGTACCCTTTGCGCTTTACCTGCAAATTAGCAAAATAATGTTATAATGAATAGGAATACGACCATGGCTTGGATAGCAAAAGAGAGTCAACAAGATCTACTACAATATACCTTCATTGCATGAATATGTATCTGCCCAAGTTTGGGAAAGCATGATTGGTGTCCTGACGAAATTCGCTCTGCATATAAAATTCATACATATGCCATGTACACAGAATGTTAGAACTCTGAAATAATTATGTGCATATTTAAGCAATGATTAGAAAAGAATATTAGAGAAGACAATAGTGAGTTATAAATGCTAAGAGATTTTAAACATAACAATGATTATGAAGCATATACTAGAGAAGCCTGCCTTTATGCACTTGAGGTTTCAAAAACAATCTTAAAAGAAAAAGTCACACAGACAATATCAAATCCACTGCAAAGGGGATAGAAACTAAGGGTTGCTTAGACACTAACTACTTGAACAATACAATACTTGAGCTGTCTGCCTCAACGCAATCTTAGTCAAAGTTTGACATCTATTTTACAAGTAGAATTAACACTCTTGTCATGTACGAATACAAAGAGATCACCAAAGGAGGAACTAGTGGCTTTCTTCTTGAAGAGGTTCAGCACCTTGACACGCCCTTCCAAGGTGGATGTTGAAGTAAAATTTATAACACCTTTaacaaaatcagccactaaatcCAGAACTTTCATTATGTCATCTGCATAGAAATTCAAAGTAGTGCTGATGTTCAGAGATATTTGAGCTGGAAGTGTGTCCTCATGACAAGACCATCAATGGGGCAGTAGCCAAAAGCTTCCCACGAATATTAAGATACGCCGTGCTGTTGTGGTAACTAAAGCTTCTATGGTTGGGGTTCTCAACCGTGAGCAATATGCCCAAGGACACATTTATTGCCCCAATCGGGAAAATAACCAAACTCGCCTCTTTAACCTTAACCAACTGCAAGGTAACGGTAGGGTCCTTCTGCTTGAAGACAGTGAAGATCAAGATCACCAGGATCACCACCAACAAAATCACAATATCAGCAGTGCACCGCAGCATATCTTAATCCTTTTTGGAACACCTCATGCAGCACGCCATGGCAACTCTCAAAATTGGGCGATACAGAATTTCGCAAAACTATTCAATGTGCATAATCCAAGGAACAATAAAACCAAAACATGCATTGTACTTATAGAAACAGTTCTACTCTAAATATACATAATTAGGGCTGCAAGCATTTTccgataaaaaaaaaaactactaaacCGGTCTTAAAccattctctctttttttttttgtgtgtgtttgaAGACTAAAACAATGAACGAGACACGGTTGATTGTTCTTGTTTTTGCAGTTCCAAACTTCTAGACACACTTATTTTAGTTCGTTTCCTACACacaaaaacaaaaagacaaaGCAAGCATCTTTGGGGACACACAACCTAGAAAACGAAGCTTGCTATTTTCTCAAACATTGAGGGTGCTAATGCAGAACGTCGTAACAACTGCACAAAGTCATAAACATTCAGAACACTGTACTGGAGAGGGAAAACAAAGTctgcatttgaaaaataaaaaaatctctaaagaatgaagaaagagaaagtaaAAGTGTGAAAGGAAGACCTTTGAGGTCGGAGACGGTATCGTGATCGGAGACGAGGACGGCCAAGTGAGTGTCGAGGTTGGTGTCGATGAAGACGACGTCTTTGTTTTCACAGAGGGGTTTAGGGTTGGACTCCGAGTCACGAATCGGAGGGTCCATTATTGAGTCGCTCGGCGGAGCTGGTTGAGTGGTGAAGGGGAAGCAATGGAAGAGAGCGCGCGCAGAATCCCTGATATGCTGGCATGTGAGGTAAGAATGCCACGTGTCTTTGTATTTTCCTTACTGTTTCTCACAAGTATTTATGTCGGGGATGTTTCAGATTGGCTCAAGTCGAGAAAACGTAAGAACCGGAATCATAATTACCAAAACAGTCCTTGAGATTTTTAAAACTAGTCATTTAtctcaaattttattatttatatatataaaaaatttctaaatttttaaattaatattttttatgtattaaCTAACTTAAAATAAAGAAACTCATTAAAGTTGGCAATACATATCCTATCCACGGATATCCAATTCGCTGTAGGGAGGGTAAAGATCGGTCTGAATATGTAATGATTTGTAATAAGTGAGCAATcactaaactagttagttaatttagtaatttaaatcatttattaatatgtatgaaattaggaatgattgaattttatatttattttaaaaaaaattgatatttctaCAGGTAAGAtaaggtagggtagggtttaaaACTTTAGAGTACGGGCAGaattagggttgagagattctcaacccgcgggtaggatatagtagaattttaataaaatttttaacccACAGATAGGGTTAGGGTACCCTACCCTACTCATTGCCAGTCCTAAAACTCATATTTAATTTTTGACCAtgcaaaatattaattta from Arachis ipaensis cultivar K30076 chromosome B02, Araip1.1, whole genome shotgun sequence harbors:
- the LOC110269214 gene encoding uncharacterized protein LOC110269214 — encoded protein: MLRCTADIVILLVVILVILIFTVFKQKDPTVTLQLVKVKEASLVIFPIGAINVSLGILLTVENPNHRSFSYHNSTAYLNIHDIMKVLDLVADFVKGVINFTSTSTLEGRVKVLNLFKKKATSSSFGDLFVFVHDKSVNSTCKIDVKL
- the LOC107625221 gene encoding uncharacterized protein LOC107625221 — its product is MLSQTWADTYSCNEDNALTGLINDEKEEHDFVNAFDKAVKDDNVVCEDEMSKSVSSAKEKQMSTRKEDDTVEYDASVFRPGNDTVQREIDVMADPSLNATKEVIIESEVLKEHQHNEFNDNNTTIGIGTESMKEATEPLRATNKKKKSKRYLIHDADIIEKKGKKRSSNSHETRLTSFKKDAEAYPSNIGGGVEVEIYEDGIVSKDNSMSKPTPEKMEIGTDASLEGIPSKVKKSEKHNRSDVETKLQPSGVKEPKEPKQLNEDNLNIVLDQCNESEVGLIDRAEGRREVLQDDPKPMQLEECTPSEQNNNTEANIKESNVTPKALYMNEMGEPVKSEKKKRRKRKDMDLDERTTTKEECTPSEQNNTDANVSELNVTSKVAVSKVVVLGLSVVEKSEKKKRKTRKR